The genomic interval GAAGATAAAAAAAATGCGGATCAAAAAAGCTGAAACCCTTACCAGGATGGGCTTTAGCTGAATGGCACTGACTTAAGGGATTTTAGATCCCCGGATTCTTGAAGAATCCGGGGATCTGGACGCCTAGTTTTTGCTTATTTCAGTGCCATTCGGCTTTAACTGCTCAAAATATACGTGACAATAAGTCTGGACAAATGACAACTATCTACGAAATGGACAATTGTCCTGATTGCCTATTGTTGTCTGGATAGATAATTTCCTGATGTAATGCAGCCGATCGCGCCATTGAAGCCTAGCTGCTTTTATCAGCCGCAGCAAACTGAAGCACCTGATTCAACTTACCACTCCGAAAACCCTCCAAATCCAGCGTGACGTAAAGGAATCCGAAGGACTGAAACGTACTCACCAATGTCGGCAAATCCGTTGTCAAGATGAATTCTTTAACTTGTTCAGCGGGTAACTCAATTCGAGCAGTGTCACCTTCAGAGCGCACCCGGAAGGTTTTGAGTCCCATGCGGCGCAGGGATGCTTCGGCTCTGCCAACCCGTTGAAGTTTGGCGATCGTAATCTCTTCACCATAGGGAAACCGAGAACTGAGGCAGGGTTGGGCGGGTTTGTCCCAACAGGAGAGACCCAAATGTTTGGCAATTTCCCGCACTTCTGCTTTGCTGATGCCAACTTCTGCCAAAGGCGATCGCGCTCCCCGTTCCTTTGCTGCCTGAATTCCCGGTCGATAATCTGACAAATCATCAGCGTTCACCCCATCGACCACATAGGGATAACCCCGTTCCAATGCCAGTGGCTTCAGCGTATCGTGCAATTCACTTTTGCAAAAATAGCAACGGTTCACCGGATTAGCCGTGTA from Kovacikia minuta CCNUW1 carries:
- the larE gene encoding ATP-dependent sacrificial sulfur transferase LarE, with protein sequence MDKLERLKLLFTEMERALIAYSGGIDSTLVAKIAFEVLGDRALAVTAVSPSLLPEDLEEACVQAAEIGIPHELVHTHEMENPNYTANPVNRCYFCKSELHDTLKPLALERGYPYVVDGVNADDLSDYRPGIQAAKERGARSPLAEVGISKAEVREIAKHLGLSCWDKPAQPCLSSRFPYGEEITIAKLQRVGRAEASLRRMGLKTFRVRSEGDTARIELPAEQVKEFILTTDLPTLVSTFQSFGFLYVTLDLEGFRSGKLNQVLQFAAADKSS